A part of Diceros bicornis minor isolate mBicDic1 chromosome 32, mDicBic1.mat.cur, whole genome shotgun sequence genomic DNA contains:
- the CBLN1 gene encoding cerebellin-1, with protein sequence MLGVVELLLLGAAWLAGPARGQNETEPIVLEGKCLVVCDSNPTSDPTGTALGISVRSGSAKVAFSAIRSTNHEPSEMSNRTMIIYFDQVLVNIGNNFDSERSTFIAPRKGIYSFNFHVVKVYNRQTIQVSLMLNGWPVISAFAGDQDVTREAASNGVLIQMEKGDRAYLKLERGNLMGGWKYSTFSGFLVFPL encoded by the exons ATGCTGGGCGTcgtggagctgctgctgctgggggcaGCGTGGCTGGCGGGCCCAGCCCGCGGGCAGAATGAGACGGAGCCCATCGTGCTGGAGGGCAAGTGCTTGGTGGTGTGCGACTCCAACCCCACGTCCGACCCCACGGGCACGGCTCTGGGCATCTCCGTGCGCTCCGGCAGCGCCAAGGTGGCTTTCTCCGCCATCAGGAGCACCAACCACGAGCCGTCCGAGATGAGTAACCGCACCATGATCATCTACTTCGACCAG GTACTAGTGAACATCGGGAACAACTTTGATTCAGAACGCAGCACTTTCATCGCCCCGCGCAAAGGGATCTACAGTTTTAACTTCCACGTGGTAAAAGTCTACAACAGACAGACCATCCAG GTGAGCCTCATGTTAAACGGGTGGCCAGTGATTTCAGCCTTCGCTGGTGACCAGGACGTGACCCGGgaggccgccagcaacggagtcCTGATCCAGATGGAGAAAGGCGACCGAGCATACCTCAAACTGGAGCGAGGGAACTTGATGGGGGGTTGGAAGTACTCGACCTTCTCGGGATTCCTCGTGTTTCCCCTCTGA